The Tenacibaculum jejuense genome includes a window with the following:
- a CDS encoding MFS transporter, whose product MQKQDPYASLRIKEFNIFLLVRFLLVFAWSMQFIIIEWQVYSITKDPWSLGLIGAFEFLPAFSMALFAGHIVDQKEKRNLFALCIGLFSLISFGLYFLTNPDFISGWSSNTVLYSIYALVFFGGLLRSFFGPTIFSLIALIVPKKLYPNAATWSSSTWQMASVLGPAFAGYTIYLIGVNLSLCIVFSLVLLSSFLVFLIKRKPIMNPKKGEPVSKSLKEGISFVFKTKAILGAITLDMISVLFGGAIALLPVFAQDILQVGSKGFGFLRAAPAVGAFLTMLTTAYIPISKNAGMKLLAAIFGFGLCIIIFGLSTSFWISLIALFFSGVTDGVSMVIRQTILQLKTPDHMRGRVASVNSMFVGSSNELGALESGLTAKLMGTVTAVVFGGTMTLLTVISTGILNPTLRRLDLTKDMQEQEEKAN is encoded by the coding sequence ATGCAAAAACAAGATCCCTACGCGTCTTTACGAATTAAAGAGTTTAATATTTTTTTATTGGTAAGGTTTTTACTTGTATTTGCTTGGTCTATGCAATTTATAATAATTGAGTGGCAAGTATATTCGATAACTAAAGATCCATGGAGTTTAGGTTTAATAGGAGCATTCGAATTCTTACCAGCTTTTTCTATGGCTTTATTTGCTGGTCATATTGTGGATCAGAAAGAGAAGAGGAATCTTTTTGCATTATGTATTGGTTTATTTTCATTAATAAGTTTTGGACTATATTTTTTAACTAATCCAGATTTTATCTCTGGTTGGAGTTCTAATACCGTTTTATATTCAATTTATGCATTAGTGTTTTTTGGAGGATTATTACGTTCTTTCTTCGGACCAACAATTTTTTCTTTAATAGCTTTAATTGTACCAAAAAAATTATATCCAAATGCAGCAACATGGAGTAGTTCCACTTGGCAAATGGCAAGTGTTTTAGGACCAGCTTTTGCAGGATATACTATATATTTAATAGGTGTAAATTTATCTTTATGTATTGTTTTTAGTCTAGTTTTACTTTCTTCTTTTTTAGTATTTCTTATAAAGAGAAAACCAATTATGAATCCTAAAAAAGGTGAGCCTGTTTCTAAAAGTTTAAAAGAAGGTATTTCATTTGTTTTTAAAACAAAAGCTATACTAGGTGCTATAACTTTAGATATGATTTCTGTTCTTTTTGGAGGTGCAATAGCTTTATTACCTGTTTTTGCTCAAGATATTTTACAAGTAGGTTCTAAAGGATTTGGTTTTTTAAGAGCTGCACCTGCCGTAGGAGCTTTTCTTACGATGTTAACTACCGCGTATATACCAATTAGTAAAAATGCAGGAATGAAATTATTAGCTGCGATTTTTGGATTTGGTTTATGTATTATAATTTTTGGTTTATCAACAAGTTTTTGGATATCACTTATTGCTTTATTTTTTAGTGGTGTTACTGATGGAGTTTCTATGGTTATCAGACAAACCATTTTACAGTTAAAAACACCAGACCATATGCGAGGTAGAGTAGCTTCAGTAAACTCAATGTTTGTAGGATCATCTAATGAATTAGGAGCTTTAGAAAGTGGATTAACAGCTAAATTAATGGGAACAGTTACGGCTGTTGTTTTTGGAGGAACAATGACTTTATTAACTGTGATTAGTACAGGAATATTAAATCCAACCTTGAGAAGGCTGGATTTAACTAAAGATATGCAAGAACAGGAAGAAAAAGCTAATTAG
- a CDS encoding long-chain-fatty-acid--protein ligase, producing the protein MENCFTNINSTDEFEAKALQTFAYQFENNRVYRSFCDLLYTHPSDIKEIHEIPFLPIQFFKSHEVISGTAPIQETFSSSGTTGSVTSKHYVSDISLYEKSYLEGFEHFYGNIEDYVVLALLPNYLERKGSSLIYMVNDLIKRSKNADSGFYLNNLNELADKLTSLDNGHKKVLLIGVSFALLDLVEMHQFNFKNTIIMETGGMKGRRKELIRTELHHILKSGFGVDKIHSEYGMTELLSQGYSTGDGIFNCPPWMKILTRDTEDPLTITKTKKTGGINVIDLANYNSCSFIATQDLGKIYDDNSFEIIGRFDNSDIRGCNLMVF; encoded by the coding sequence ATGGAAAATTGTTTCACAAATATTAATTCTACTGATGAATTTGAAGCAAAGGCTTTACAAACTTTTGCATATCAATTCGAAAATAATCGTGTATATCGATCTTTTTGTGATCTATTATATACACATCCTAGTGATATAAAAGAAATACATGAAATTCCTTTTTTACCTATCCAATTCTTTAAATCACATGAAGTTATAAGTGGAACAGCTCCTATTCAAGAAACTTTTAGTAGTTCTGGAACCACTGGAAGTGTTACTAGTAAACATTATGTTTCTGATATTTCTTTATATGAAAAGAGTTATTTAGAAGGTTTTGAACATTTTTATGGAAATATAGAAGATTATGTTGTTTTAGCGCTTTTACCAAACTATTTGGAAAGAAAAGGTTCATCTTTAATATATATGGTGAACGACCTTATAAAAAGATCTAAAAACGCCGACAGTGGGTTTTATTTAAACAACTTAAATGAACTTGCTGATAAACTAACTTCTTTAGATAATGGACATAAAAAAGTACTTTTAATTGGTGTTTCTTTTGCTCTTTTAGATTTAGTTGAAATGCATCAATTTAATTTTAAAAATACCATTATTATGGAAACTGGTGGTATGAAAGGTAGAAGAAAAGAGTTGATTAGAACAGAACTTCACCATATTTTAAAAAGTGGATTTGGTGTTGATAAAATTCATTCTGAATATGGTATGACAGAACTTTTAAGTCAAGGTTATTCTACAGGAGATGGAATTTTTAATTGTCCTCCTTGGATGAAAATTCTTACCAGAGATACAGAAGATCCATTAACTATCACAAAAACAAAAAAAACTGGCGGAATAAACGTTATTGATTTAGCCAATTATAATTCTTGCTCTTTTATTGCAACACAAGATTTAGGAAAGATTTACGACGATAATTCTTTTGAAATTATTGGTCGTTTTGATAATTCTGATATCCGTGGTTGTAATTTAATGGTATTTTAA
- a CDS encoding YHS domain-containing (seleno)protein, producing the protein MNRFLFVLLFVTATVFGQKEHLNTKKGVVAKGYDVVAYFNNTAVKGKKQLSINHNGATYRFSSEGNLVAFKKNPDKYSPQYGGYCAYAIGVNGKKVDINPKTFEIRDGKLYLFYNSWGTNTLKLWLKEDPKKLKEQADKNWSKITN; encoded by the coding sequence ATGAATCGTTTTTTATTCGTTTTACTATTTGTAACAGCTACTGTGTTTGGACAAAAAGAGCATCTTAACACTAAAAAAGGAGTTGTAGCGAAAGGTTATGATGTTGTGGCTTATTTTAATAACACTGCCGTTAAAGGGAAAAAACAATTAAGTATAAATCATAACGGTGCAACTTACCGTTTCTCTTCTGAAGGAAATTTAGTAGCCTTTAAAAAGAATCCAGATAAATATTCACCACAATATGGCGGATACTGTGCTTACGCTATTGGTGTTAATGGTAAAAAAGTAGACATAAATCCGAAAACTTTTGAAATAAGAGACGGAAAATTATATCTTTTCTATAATTCTTGGGGAACTAATACCTTAAAATTATGGCTAAAAGAAGATCCTAAAAAATTAAAAGAGCAAGCAGATAAGAACTGGTCGAAAATTACTAATTAG
- a CDS encoding YHS domain-containing (seleno)protein: MKKTIFLLFTIFASITFYQCGPKTDDKVAVGGYDVVSYYSTDGPVKGNETFTTDIDGKTYYFSNKESLEEFTNNPNKYIPQYGGYCAYAVAEKKIKMGVDPEVYEIRDGKLYLFYNSFFANKLNDWQEGDTKALQAKGDKNWEEIKNSK, translated from the coding sequence ATGAAAAAAACAATCTTTCTTCTATTTACAATTTTTGCATCTATTACATTTTATCAATGCGGACCAAAAACAGATGATAAAGTAGCTGTTGGTGGTTACGATGTAGTTTCTTACTATTCAACTGATGGACCTGTAAAAGGAAATGAAACATTTACCACAGATATTGATGGAAAAACGTACTATTTTTCTAATAAAGAAAGTTTAGAAGAATTTACGAATAACCCTAATAAATATATTCCTCAGTATGGGGGATATTGTGCTTATGCTGTCGCTGAAAAGAAGATTAAAATGGGTGTAGATCCAGAAGTTTATGAAATAAGAGATGGTAAATTATATCTTTTTTATAACTCCTTTTTTGCGAATAAATTAAATGACTGGCAAGAAGGAGATACTAAAGCTTTACAAGCTAAAGGAGATAAAAACTGGGAAGAGATAAAAAATTCAAAATAA